One genomic region from Deltaproteobacteria bacterium encodes:
- a CDS encoding ubiquinol-cytochrome c reductase iron-sulfur subunit, with product MATSEKREIKRGIWSRRDFFGRLGWLGFGAFSLVSLFGFMRSAFPRVLFKPPSTFKAGFPTDYAIGEVSEKFKKDFRVWIVREEVGFYAISSICTHLGCTPRWLSAESKFKCPCHGSGFFKSGLNFEGPAPRPLDRFEIAVAEDGQLVVDKSRTFRMGPSGEPDEQHPNSILKV from the coding sequence ATGGCTACGAGCGAGAAACGGGAAATAAAGCGAGGCATCTGGAGCCGCCGGGACTTCTTCGGCCGCCTTGGCTGGCTGGGGTTCGGGGCGTTCTCCCTGGTCTCCCTCTTCGGTTTCATGCGGTCGGCGTTTCCGCGGGTGCTCTTCAAGCCGCCGTCGACGTTCAAGGCCGGCTTTCCGACCGACTATGCCATCGGTGAGGTGAGCGAGAAGTTCAAGAAGGACTTCCGTGTGTGGATCGTGCGCGAGGAGGTGGGCTTCTACGCGATCTCCTCCATTTGCACCCATCTTGGGTGCACGCCGCGCTGGCTCTCCGCCGAGAGCAAGTTCAAGTGCCCCTGTCACGGCAGCGGCTTTTTCAAGTCGGGCCTGAACTTCGAGGGCCCGGCGCCGCGGCCGCTGGACCGCTTCGAGATCGCCGTGGCGGAGGACGGACAGCTCGTGGTGGACAAGTCCAGGACGTTTCGCATGGGGCCGAGTGGGGAACCGGATGAGCAGCATCCCAACAGCATTCTCAAGGTCTGA
- a CDS encoding cytochrome b N-terminal domain-containing protein — protein sequence MINLEQLKKDIVESHVWKSIFRHGYEDTPRNRVLMVTGNVWMHLHPAKVRKHAVRMRFTWCMGGLTFLMFLLTVVTGIYLMFYYRPVPQYAYADMKYLEFDMPFGMLMRNMHRWAAHAMVIFVWLHMFRVFLTGSYKPPREFNWIVGVLLLVLTLLLSFTGYLLPWDQLAIWAVTVGSNMARATPLLGHEGPFAEFVGANPIYDARAFLFGGGDIGPHTLLRFYILHCIFIPLVASLLMAVHFWRIRRDGFSGPPL from the coding sequence ATGATCAATCTGGAACAGCTCAAGAAGGACATCGTCGAGAGTCACGTCTGGAAGTCGATCTTCCGGCACGGTTACGAGGACACGCCGCGGAACCGCGTGCTCATGGTGACGGGCAACGTGTGGATGCACCTGCATCCCGCCAAGGTGCGCAAGCACGCCGTGCGCATGCGCTTCACCTGGTGCATGGGGGGGCTGACCTTCCTCATGTTTCTGCTCACGGTGGTGACCGGCATCTACCTGATGTTCTACTACCGGCCGGTGCCGCAGTACGCCTACGCGGACATGAAGTACCTGGAGTTCGACATGCCCTTCGGCATGCTCATGCGCAACATGCACCGCTGGGCGGCCCACGCCATGGTCATCTTCGTGTGGCTGCACATGTTCCGGGTCTTTCTCACCGGTTCGTACAAGCCGCCGCGGGAATTCAACTGGATCGTCGGCGTGCTGCTGCTGGTGCTGACCCTGCTGCTGAGTTTCACCGGCTACCTGCTGCCGTGGGACCAGCTCGCCATCTGGGCCGTCACCGTGGGCTCCAACATGGCCCGGGCCACGCCCCTGCTGGGGCATGAGGGACCCTTCGCCGAGTTCGTCGGCGCCAACCCGATCTACGACGCGCGGGCGTTCTTGTTCGGCGGCGGCGATATCGGCCCGCACACGCTTTTGCGGTTCTATATCCTTCATTGCATCTTCATCCCGCTGGTGGCCAGCCTGCTCATGGCCGTGCACTTCTGGCGCATCCGCCGGGACGGCTTCTCCGGCCCTCCGCTCTAG
- a CDS encoding cytochrome C, with amino-acid sequence MAEAEERSRTIVIDDKIHTWPHLVRGEFLVTIFVLVAMTLWSLLVDAPLEEPANPARTPNPSKAPWYFLGLQEMLVYFDPWYAGVVLPTFIIIGLMVIPFIDINAKGNGYYTFKERKWEILTFVIGFHILWVVTIIIGTFFRGPGWNLFWPWQRWDPHKVVALTNVDLPYLVGLRDYWVQAGFGLFLVLFYFVFSTWLFYKWVVWIKGKEFMIRWGVVRFAITSFLFITMIGLPVKMFLRLVFNIKYIMVTPWLNI; translated from the coding sequence ATGGCTGAGGCCGAGGAAAGAAGCCGGACGATCGTCATCGACGACAAGATTCACACGTGGCCGCATCTGGTGCGGGGCGAGTTTCTGGTGACCATCTTCGTGTTGGTGGCCATGACGCTGTGGTCTCTGCTGGTGGACGCACCGCTGGAAGAGCCCGCCAACCCGGCGCGGACGCCCAACCCCTCCAAGGCACCGTGGTATTTCCTCGGTTTGCAGGAGATGCTGGTGTACTTCGATCCCTGGTACGCCGGGGTGGTGCTGCCGACCTTCATCATCATCGGCCTCATGGTGATCCCGTTCATCGACATCAACGCCAAGGGCAACGGCTACTACACCTTCAAGGAACGGAAGTGGGAGATCCTGACCTTCGTCATCGGCTTCCACATCCTCTGGGTGGTCACGATCATCATCGGGACGTTCTTCCGCGGGCCGGGGTGGAACCTGTTCTGGCCGTGGCAGCGGTGGGACCCCCACAAGGTGGTGGCCCTCACCAACGTGGATCTGCCCTACCTGGTGGGCCTGCGGGACTACTGGGTGCAGGCGGGTTTCGGCCTGTTCCTGGTGCTGTTCTACTTCGTGTTCTCGACGTGGCTGTTCTACAAGTGGGTGGTCTGGATCAAGGGCAAGGAGTTCATGATCCGCTGGGGCGTGGTCCGCTTCGCGATCACGTCCTTTCTGTTCATCACCATGATCGGGCTTCCAGTGAAGATGTTCCTGCGGCTGGTGTTCAACATCAAGTACATCATGGTTACCCCCTGGCTTAATATCTGA